A region from the Medicago truncatula cultivar Jemalong A17 chromosome 6, MtrunA17r5.0-ANR, whole genome shotgun sequence genome encodes:
- the LOC11417271 gene encoding disease resistance protein RUN1 yields the protein MAIQSPSSSSSFSYGFKYQVFLSFRGIDTRHGFTGNLYKALIDKGIHTFIDDNDLLRGDEITPSLVKAIEESRIFIPIFSANYASSSFCLDELVHIIHCYKTKGCSVLPVFYGVDPTHIRHQTGSYGEHLTKHEKKFQNNKENMQRLEQWKMALTKAANLSGYHCSQGYEYKFIENIVKDISDKINRVFLHVAKYPVGLESRVQQVKLLLDKGSKDEVLMVGLYGTGGMGKSTLAKAIYNFVADQFEGVCFLHNVRENSAHNNLKHLQEELLSKTVRVNIKLGDVSEGIPIIKERLSRKKILLILDDVDKLEQLEALAGGLDWFGCGSRVIITTRDKHLLNCHGIEITYAVKGLYGTEALELLRWMAFRDNVPSGYEEILSRAVSYASGLPLVIEVVASNLFGKSIEKWKSTLDGYEKIPNKKIQEILKVSYDDLEEEEQSVFLDIACFFKGCRLSEVEETLLAHYGHCIKHHVGVLVEKSLIEINTQSHRSYNDDVALHDLIEDMGKEIVRQESSKEPGERSRLWCHNDIVHVLQKDTGTSNIEMIYLNCPSMETIIDWNGKPFRKMTNLKTLIIENGRFSKGPKHLPSSLRFLKWKGCPSKSLSSCISNKEFNNMKFMTLDDCEYLTHIPNVSGLSNLEKFSFRNCANLITIHNSVGYLNKLEILDAYGCRKIVSFPPLRLPSLKEFQLSWCKSLKKFPELLCKMSNIREIQLIECLDVEEFPFPFQNLSELSDLVINRCEMLRFPRHDDKLDFIVFSNVQMLDLNNSNLSDDCLPILLKWCVNVKYLNLSKNNFKILPECLSECHLLKHLYLDKCQYLEEIRGIPQNLEHLDAVNCYSLTSSCRRMLLSQKLHEAGCTRYYFPTGAERIPDWFEHQIRGQTVSFWFRKKIPSIICILLLPGSKLIPRFNLFINGRRGDYSTDYLSSCPSYMNLSEHTFLFDLTLEETSEHFSPTSEMDNALLKNEWIHIELKLENFNLPEIEIKKLSSAQIGIHVLKEKSNTDEDMIFSSRNRKRKLDEDVNASLPQFHPAQKKHRFVEVELTETEILQQQYLALVSDMQNLVLTETKEKEHHLALVSGMHNLVLIETKEKEHCD from the exons aTGGCTATACAATCACCTTCCTCATCCTCTTCATTTTCCTATGGGTTTAAATACCAAGTGTTCCTCAGTTTTAGGGGCATTGACACCCGGCACGGTTTTACCGGCAATCTCTACAAGGCTCTTATTGATAAGGGAATCCATACTTTCATTGATGACAATGATCTTCTCAGAGGAGATGAAATCACACCATCACTCGTTAAGGCCATTGAAGAATCCAGGATTTTTATTCCCATATTTTCTGCCAACTATGcatcttcttcattttgtttggaCGAACTTGTCCACATCATTCATTGCTATAAGACAAAGGGTTGTTCGGTTTTGCCTGTTTTCTATGGTGTGGATCCTACTCACATACGACATCAGACTGGAAGTTACGGTGAGCATCTTACTAAGCATGAAAAGAAGTTCCAAAATAACAAGGAAAACATGCAGAGGTTGGAGCAATGGAAGATGGCTCTGACCAAAGCTGCCAACTTGTCTGGCTACCATTGTAGTCAAGG ATATGAATACAAGTTTATTGAGAATATAGTCAAAGACATCTCCGACAAGATCAATCGTGTTTTTTTACATGTTGCCAAATACCCTGTTGGATTAGAGTCTCGAGTACAACAAGTGAAATTGCTTCTTGATAAGGGATCTAAGGATGAGGTTCTCATGGTAGGACTTTATGGTACTGGAGGCATGGGTAAATCAACACTTGCCAAagcaatttataattttgtcgCTGATCAATTTGAAGGTGTATGTTTTCTTCACAATGTCAGAGAGAATTCAGCTCATAATAATTTGAAACATCTCCAGGAGGAGCTCCTTTCAAAAACTGTTAGAGTGAATATTAAGTTAGGAGATGTTAGTGAGGGAATTCCAATCATAAAGGAAAGACTATCTAGAAAGAAGATTCTTTTGATTCTCGATGATGTTGACAAACTGGAGCAGCTAGAGGCTTTGGCAGGAGGACTTGATTGGTTCGGTTGTGGAAGCAGAGTCATCATTACCACTAGAGATAAACACTTGCTAAACTGTCACGGGATAGAAATAACATATGCCGTAAAAGGGCTATATGGGACAGAAGCACTTGAATTGTTGAGATGGATGGCTTTTAGAGACAATGTTCCTTCAGGTTATGAAGAAATTTTAAGCCGTGCAGTTTCATATGCTTCAGGACTTCCCTTAGTTATAGAAGTAGTGGCTTCAAACTTGTTTGGAAAGAGCATCGAAAAATGGAAGAGTACATTAGATGGATATGAAAAGATTCCCAATAAAAAGATTCAAGAGATACTTAAAGTAAGCTATGATGATTTGGAGGAAGAGGAGCAAAGTGTCTTTTTAGATATAGCTTGTTTTTTCAAAGGATGTAGATTGAGTGAGGTCGAAGAGACACTTCTTGCTCACTATGGTCATTGCATAAAACATCATGTTGGAGTGTTGGTTGAAAAATCTCTCATAGAGATTAATACACAAAGCCATCGGTCATATAATGATGATGTGGCATTACACGATTTGATAGAGGACATGGGTAAAGAAATCGTCCGACAAGAATCAAGTAAAGAGCCCGGAGAACGTAGTAGGTTATGGTGTCACAATGACATAGTTCATGTTTTACAGAAAGATACC GGAACCAGTAACATTGAAATGATATATCTGAATTGTCCCTCGATGGAAACCATAATAGACTGGAATGGAAAGCCCTTCAGGAAGATGACAAATCTCAAAACTCTTATCATTGAAAATGGCCGTTTTTCTAAAGGTCCAAAACATCTTCCAAGTAGTTTGAGATTTTTGAAATGGAAAGGATGTCCTTCGAAGTCTCTATCATCTTGTATTTCAAACAAG GAGTTCAATAATATGAAATTCATGACATTGGACGATTGTGAATATTTAACCCATATACCCAATGTCTCAGGTCTCTCAAATTTAGAAAAGTTCTCATTTCGAAATTGTGCTAATTTAATTACAATTCACAATTCAGTTGGATACCTAAATAAACTTGAAATCTTAGATGCATATGGTTGCAGAAAGATCGTAAGTTTTCCACCCTTACGGCTTCCCTCTCTTAAGGAATTTCAACTCAGTTGGTGTAAGAGTCTCAAGAAATTTCCAGAATTACTATGCAAGATGTCAAATATAAGAGAAATTCAGTTAATTGAATGTCTTGACGTAGAAgaatttccatttccatttcaaaatcTCAGTGAACTTAGTGATTTAGTGATAAACAGATGTGAAATGCTCAGGTTCCCAAGACACGATGATAAATTGGATTTCATAGTGTTTTCAAATGTGCAAATGCTCGATCTCAATAACAGCAATCTCTCAGATGACTGTCTTCCAATACTTCTCAAGTGGTGTGTTAATGTGAAATATCTAAACTTATCAAagaacaatttcaaaattctacCCGAGTGCCTTAGTGAATGTCACCTTCTTAAGCATCTTTATTTGGATAAATGCCAATATCTTGAGGAAATTAGAGGGATTCCACAGAATCTCGAACACTTGGATGCAGTGAACTGTTATTCATTGACATCCTCATGTAGAAGAATGTTATTGAGCCAG AAACTACATGAGGCTGGATGTACTCGTTATTATTTTCCAACCGGGGCTGAGAGGATCCCAGATTGGTTCGAGCACCAAATCAGGGGACAAACAGTTTCTTTCTGGTTTCGTAAAAAGATCCCTTCTATTATTTGTATTCTTCTTCTTCCGGGATCTAAGCTGATTCCAAGATTCAATTTGTTTATCAATGGCCGTAGAGGTGATTATTCTACTGATTATTTATCGTCTTGTCCCTCTTACATGAATCTGTCAGAACATACATTTTTGTTTGATCTGACTTTGGAAGAAACCAGTGAACATTTCAGTCCCACGTCTGAAATGGACAATgcacttttaaaaaatgaatggatCCATATCGAGCTTAAGTTGGAGAATTTCAATCTTCCTgaaatagagataaaaaaattaagcagTGCGCAAATTGGAATCCATGTGTTGAAGGAGAAAAGCAACACGGATGAGGATATGATATTCAGCAGTCGTAATAGAAAGCGAAAATTAGATGAAGATGTCAATGCTTCATTACCACAATTTCATCCTGCGCAGAAAAAGCATAGATTTGTGGAAGTGGAACTTACAGAGACAGAAATTTTGCAGCAACAGTATCTAGCTTTAGTGTCAGACATGCAGAACTTGGTGCTTactgaaacaaaagaaaaggaacaCCATCTAGCTTTAGTGTCAGGCATGCACAACTTGGTGCTTattgaaacaaaagaaaaggaacaCTGTGACTAG
- the LOC25496651 gene encoding disease resistance protein RPV1: MAMQSPSYSSSSLISYGFTYQVFLNFRGSDTRDGFTGHLYKALTDKGIHTFIDDCDLKRGDEITPSLIKAIEESRIFIPVFSINYASSKFCLDELVHIIHCYKTKGRLVLPVFYGVDPTQIRHQSGSYGEHLTKHEESFQNNKKNKERLHQWKLALTQAANLSGYHYSPGYEYKFIGKIVEDISNKINRVILHVAKYPVGLESRLEQVKLLLDKESDEGVHMVGLYGTGGLGKSTLAKAIYNFVADQFEGVCFLHNVRENSAHNNLKHLQKELLSKTVKVNIKFGHICEGIPIIKERLCRKKILLILDDVNQLDQLEALAGGLDWFGPGSRVIITTRDKHLLTCHGIERTYAVRGLYGTEALELLRWMAFKNNKVPPSYEDVLNRAVSYASGLPLVLEIVGSNLYGKSIEEWKGTLDGYEKIPNKKIHEILKVSYDALEEEQQSVFLDIACCFKGCRWEEFEDILRYHYGHCITHHLGVLAEKSLIYQNHGYLRLHDLIKDMGKEVVRQESRKEPGEQSRLWCQDEIVHVLKENTGTSKIEMIYMNFHSMESVIDQKGKAFKKMTKLKTLIIENGHFSKGLKYLPSSLRVLKWKGCLSESLSSSILSKKFQNMKVLTLNCCEYLTHIPDVSDLQNLEKFSFMFCKNLITIDDSIGHLNKLESLDAGCCSKLKRFPPLGLTSLKQLELSGCESLKNFPELLCKMRNIKHIFLSRTSIGELPSSFHNLSELRSLHIFGMFRFPKPNDKIYSVVFSNVDHLVLENCNLFDESLLIILKWCVNLKNLVLAKNNFKILPEFLSECHHLVEIIVDGCTSLEEIRGIPPNLKWLSALRCESLSSSSRRMLLSQKLHKAGCIEEILMPNGIEGIPDWFEHQIVRGDTISFWFRKNIPSITCIIVIPESVEIEKFNVFLNDKEITTMECLLYPKDISPGHSILFDMKLDENIYESFANKSELYGAFKNNEWNHVELIWKLYYWSDMEEDDWSDTEEGEKEMIILSSGVQMGIHVSWNGYDWSDTEVEKSNKEGEVRFTNPYSRKRKLDEYLFIYSNTLLSQFVPPLKKQRLVEVGVSKTEILQQHNLVALVSDMRDLVLTETKQKEHHG, translated from the exons GCTATGCAATCTCCTTCctattcctcttcctctttaATTTCCTACGGATTCACCTACCAGGTCTTCCTCAACTTCAGGGGCAGTGACACTCGTGACGGTTTTACTGGACATCTCTACAAGGCTCTTACTGACAAGGGAATTCACACCTTCATTGATGATTGTGATCTTAAGAGAGGAGATGaaatcacaccatcactcatcAAGGCCATTGAAGAATCTAGGATTTTTATTCCTGTGTTTTCTATCAACTATGCCTCTTCTAAATTTTGTTTGGACGAACTTGTCCACATCATTCATTGCTACAAGACAAAGGGTCGTCTCGTTTTGCCCGTTTTCTATGGCGTGGATCCTACTCAGATACGGCATCAAAGTGGGAGTTATGGTGAACATCTCACTAAGCACGAAGAGAGTTTccaaaataacaagaaaaacaaggAACGATTGCATCAATGGAAGTTGGCTCTGACCCAAGCTGCTAACTTGTCCGGATACCATTATAGTCCTGG ATATGAATACAAGTTTATTGGGAAGATAGTCGAAGACATCTCCAACAAGATCAATCGTGTCATTTTACATGTAGCCAAATACCCTGTTGGATTAGAGTCCCGATTAGAACAAGTGAAATTGCTTCTTGATAAAGAATCTGATGAAGGGGTCCATATGGTAGGACTTTATGGTACTGGAGGTTTGGGTAAATCAACACTTGCCAAAGcgatttataattttgttgctGATCAATTTGAAGGTGTATGCTTTCTTCATAATGTCAGAGAGAATTCAGCTCATAATAACTTGAAACATCTCCAGAAGGAGCTCCTTTCAAAAACAGTTAAAGTGAACATTAAGTTTGGACATATTTGTGAGGGAATTCCAATCATTAAGGAAAGGCTATGTAGAAAGAAGATTCTTTTGATTCTCGATGATGTTAACCAACTGGATCAGCTAGAGGCTTTGGCTGGAGGACTTGATTGGTTCGGTCCTGGAAGCAGAGTCATCATCACCACCCGAGATAAACACTTACTAACCTGTCATGGGATAGAAAGAACATATGCAGTAAGAGGGCTATATGGGACAGAAGCTCTTGAATTGTTGAGGTGGATGGCGTTTAAGAATAACAAAGTACCGCCAAGTTATGAAGACGTTTTAAACCGTGCAGTTTCATATGCTTCAGGCCTTCCCTTAGTTTTAGAAATAGTGGGTTCCAACTTATATGGAAAGAGCATAGAAGAATGGAAGGGTACATTAGATGGATATGAAAAGATTCCCAATAAAAAGATCCACGAGATACTTAAAGTAAGCTATGATGCTTTGGAGGAAGAGCAGCAGAGTGTCTTTCTAGACATTGCTTGTTGCTTCAAAGGATGTAGATGGGAGGAGTTTGAAGATATACTTCGTTATCATTATGGCCATTGCATAACACATCATCTTGGAGTGTTGGCTGAAAAATCTCTCATTTACCAAAATCATGGTTATCTGAGATTACATGACTTGATAAAGGACATGGGTAAGGAAGTAGTCCGACAAGAATCACGTAAAGAGCCTGGAGAACAAAGTAGGTTATGGTGTCAAGATGAAATAGTTcatgttttaaaagaaaacact ggaactagtaaaattgaaatgatatatATGAATTTCCACTCCATGGAATCCGTAATAGACCAGAAAGGAAAGGCCTTCAAGAAGATGACAAAACTCAAAACACTTATCATTGAAAATGGTCATTTTTCTAAAGGTCTTAAATATCTTCCAAGCAGTTTGAGAGTATTGAAATGGAAAGGATGTTTATCAGAGTCTCTATCATCTAGTATTTTAAGCAAG AAGTTCCAGAATATGAAAGTCTTGACATTGAACTGTTGTGAATATTTAACTCATATACCTGATGTCTCAGATCTTCAAAATTTAGAAAAGTTCTCATTTATGTTTTGTAAGAATTTAATTACAATTGACGACTCAATTGGGCACCTAAATAAACTTGAAAGCTTAGATGCAGGTTGTTGCAGCAAGCTCAAGCGTTTTCCACCCTTAGGGTTGACATCTCTTAAGCAATTGGAACTCAGTGGTTGTGAGAGTCTAAAGAATTTTCCAGAATTATTATGCAAAATGAgaaatataaaacatatttttttgtctaGAACTTCAATAGGAGAATTGCCATCTTCATTTCATAATCTCAGTGAACTTCGTAGTTTACACATATTTGGAATGTTTAGGTTCCCAAAACctaatgataaaatttattctGTAGTGTTTTCAAATGTGGATCATCTTGTTCTCGAAAATTGCAACCTCTTTGATGAAAGTCTCCTAATAATTCTCAAATGGTGTGTTAATCTGAAAAATCTAGTCTTAGCAAagaacaatttcaaaattcttcccGAGTTCCTTAGTGAATGTCACCATCTTGTTGAAATTATCGTGGACGGCTGTACCTCTCTTGAGGAAATTAGGGGGATTCCACCAAATCTTAAATGGCTTTCTGCATTGAGATGTGAATCATTGAGTTCCTCAAGTAGAAGAATGTTATTGAGTCAG AAACTACACAAGGCTGGATGCATTGAGGAGATTCTTATGCCAAACGGAATAGAGGGGATTCCAGATTGGTTCGAACACCAAATCGTTAGGGGAGACACAatttctttttggtttcgtAAAAATATCCCTTCTATAACATGTATCATTGTTATTCCGGAATCTGTGGAAATTGAAAAATTCAATGTGTTTCTCAATGACAAGGAAATTACTACTATGGAGTGTTTATTATATCCTAAAGATATCTCGCCGGgacattcaattttgtttgataTGAAATTGGATGAGAATATTTACGAGAGTTTTGCAAATAAGTCTGAACTGTACGGagcatttaaaaataatgaatggaACCATGTGGAGCTTATTTGGAAGTTATATTATTGGAGTGACATGGAGGAGGATGATTGGAGTGACACGGAGGAGGGTGAGAAAGAGATGATCATATTAAGCAGTGGTGTACAGATGGGAATCCACGTGTCGTGGAATGGGTATGATTGGAGTGACACGGAGGTGGAGAAAAGCAACAAGGAGGGGGAAGTGAGATTCACTAATCCTTATAGTAGAAAGAGAAAACTTGATGAATATCTTTTCATTTACAGCAATACTTTATTATCACAATTTGTGCCTCCTCTAAAAAAGCAAAGATTGGTGGAAGTGGGAGTTTCAAAGACAGAAATTTTGCAGCAGCATAATCTAGTAGCTTTAGTGTCAGACATGCGGGATTTGGTCCTCactgaaacaaaacaaaaggaacATCATGGCTAG